A genomic stretch from Patagioenas fasciata isolate bPatFas1 chromosome 10, bPatFas1.hap1, whole genome shotgun sequence includes:
- the KCTD6 gene encoding BTB/POZ domain-containing protein KCTD6 isoform X2, which produces MFCSLFCVVVCAFSCRKIIRGELRILSAAFCKLGIPWFKQLNRWIMETGDIWTSELTLPLDFKEFDLLRKEADFYQIEPLIQCLNDPKPLYPVDTFEEVVELSSTRKLSKYSNPVAVIITQLTITTKVHSLLEGISNHFTKWNKHMMDTRDCQVSFTFGPCDYHQEVSLRVHLMEYITKQGFTIRNTRVHHMSERANENTVEHNWTFCRLARKTDD; this is translated from the exons atgttttgttctttgttttgtgttgttgtgtGTGCTTTTTCCTGCAGGAAGATAATAAGAGGTGAATTGCGTATCCTTTCGGCAGCCTTCTGTAAACTTGGAATACCGTGGTTCAAGCAACTGAACAGATGGATAATGGAGACTGGGGATATATG GACCTCAGAGCTCACTTTGCCACTGGACTTCAAGGAGTTCGACCTACTTCGGAAGGAAGCTGACTTCTATCAGATCGAACCGCTAATTCAGTGTCTTAATGACCCCAAGCCGCTGTATCCCGTGGATACCTTTGAGGAGGTGGTGGAGCTCTCCAGCACGCGGAAACTTTCCAAGTACTCCAACCCGGTGGCTGTCATCATCACGCAGCTCACTATCACGACAAAAGTCCATTCCTTACTGGAAGGCATTTCAAACCACTTCACAAAGTGGAATAAGCACATGATGGACACCAGGGACTGCCAGGTTTCCTTCACTTTTGGGCCGTGCGATTACCACCAGGAAGTGTCGCTCCGAGTCCATCTGATGGAGTACATCACAAAACAAGGCTTCACGATCAGGAACACCCGCGTTCACCACATGAGCGAGCGAGCCAACGAGAACACAGTGGAGCACAACTGGACTTTCTGCAGACTGGCGCGGAAAACAGATGACTGA
- the KCTD6 gene encoding BTB/POZ domain-containing protein KCTD6 isoform X1, whose translation MDNGDWGYMMTDPVTLNVGGHMYTTSLTTLTRYPDSMLGAMFRGDFPTARDSQGNYFIDRDGPLFRYVLNFLRTSELTLPLDFKEFDLLRKEADFYQIEPLIQCLNDPKPLYPVDTFEEVVELSSTRKLSKYSNPVAVIITQLTITTKVHSLLEGISNHFTKWNKHMMDTRDCQVSFTFGPCDYHQEVSLRVHLMEYITKQGFTIRNTRVHHMSERANENTVEHNWTFCRLARKTDD comes from the exons ATGGATAATGGAGACTGGGGATATATG ATGACTGATCCAGTCACGCTAAATGTGGGTGGACACATGTACACGACATCCCTCACAACTCTCACGAGATATCCTGACTCGATGCTCGGGGCCATGTTCAGGGGAGACTTCCCCACTGCCAGGGACTCTCAGGGCAATTACTTTATTGACAGAGATGGACCACTTTTCCGTTATGTTCTTAACTTTTTAAGGACCTCAGAGCTCACTTTGCCACTGGACTTCAAGGAGTTCGACCTACTTCGGAAGGAAGCTGACTTCTATCAGATCGAACCGCTAATTCAGTGTCTTAATGACCCCAAGCCGCTGTATCCCGTGGATACCTTTGAGGAGGTGGTGGAGCTCTCCAGCACGCGGAAACTTTCCAAGTACTCCAACCCGGTGGCTGTCATCATCACGCAGCTCACTATCACGACAAAAGTCCATTCCTTACTGGAAGGCATTTCAAACCACTTCACAAAGTGGAATAAGCACATGATGGACACCAGGGACTGCCAGGTTTCCTTCACTTTTGGGCCGTGCGATTACCACCAGGAAGTGTCGCTCCGAGTCCATCTGATGGAGTACATCACAAAACAAGGCTTCACGATCAGGAACACCCGCGTTCACCACATGAGCGAGCGAGCCAACGAGAACACAGTGGAGCACAACTGGACTTTCTGCAGACTGGCGCGGAAAACAGATGACTGA
- the ACOX2 gene encoding peroxisomal acyl-coenzyme A oxidase 2 isoform X2: MNTQEHPQAGTSSLGPQDKVPAAGTPGAWPRQAAARRLPRGRVGQASRMSLLDTSKYSQGSVLGSVNPDLASERRTASFSVEKLTARLDGGAEQTRIRRAVVEAIESDPVFSRENQYFQSQNERYEAAVRKAVHLQRKMHEMGWTESGPELKYIYRALSGDVAFLLHRVFMRCISVLGSDEQIAKWIPPATQYRLIGSYAQTELGHGTYLQGLETTAVFDITTQEFILNTPKISAMKWWPGDMGRSATHAVVFAQLYVQGQCYGVHPFILQIRSLQDHSLCPGITAGDIGPKMNFEHTDNGYLMLQNVRVPRENMLNKFCEVQPDGTYIKRGSPKINYFTMTTVRISLISDEVILPLMKACTIAIRYSAVRRQSKLKPGEQEAKILDYQTQQEKLLPQLAAAYAFHFINKYLQELLNRGYREVQTKNFDNLPELHAFSSGFKALATQYCTSAVEICLRACGGHGYSLLSGLPSLYTKILASCIYEGENTILLLQTARFLIKCFSAASAGQPVPTSVIYLSVMKAGKCPAKNKLDFLSPDIYTEAYQHAAVRLVSSTAAKLQDLIQSGVKKHEAWNQCTVQLAQAAKAHCHYITVKNFAETVEKLETEAGIQKIMKHLCDLFALHGIFSNAGVFLHDGYLSGAQMDMVTASYLDLLAVIRKDAVPLVDAFDFTDKSLNSALGSYDGQVYQRLYEWAQKSPTNTQTNPAYERYLKPLLHNTLSKL, translated from the exons ATGAACACCCAGGAACACCCACAGGCCGGGACCAGCTCCCTTGGCCCCCAGGACAAGGTCCCTGCAGCGGGGACGCCGGGAGCGTGgcccaggcaggcagcagccagacGGCTCCCCAGGGGACGCGTGGGACAAG CCTCCAGGATGTCTTTGCTGGACACCAGCAAGTACTCGCAGGGCTCGGTCCTCGGCAGCGTAAACCCTGACCTGGCCAGCGAGAGGAGAACGGCCTCCTTCAGCGTGGAAAAGCTCACAGCCCGGCTGGACGGTGGCGCGGAGCAGACGCGGATCCGGAGGGCGGTGG TCGAAGCTATCGAGAGCGACCCCGTATTTAGCAGAGAAAATCAGTATTTCCAGAGCCAGAATGAGAGGTACGAAGCAGCAGTCAGGAAAGCTGTTCACCTCCAGAGAAAGATGCACGAGATGGGATGGACTGAGAGTGGACCTGAACTCAAGTACATTTACAG GGCGCTGTCAGGAGACGTCGCGTTTCTCCTTCACCGTGTCTTCATGAGATGCATTTCGGTGCTGGGCTCCGACGAACAGATCGCCAAATGGATTCCTCCCGCCACCCAGTATCGGCTCATCGGGAGCTACGCCCAAACTGAACTGGGGCACG gtaCTTATCTTCAGGGTTTGGAAACAACAGCAGTCTTTGATATCACTACACAGGAGTTTATACTGAACACACCAAAGATCTCTGCCATGAAGTGGTGGCCTGGAGACA TGGGAAGGTCAGCAACCCACGCCGTGGTCTTTGCTCAGCTGTACGTCCAGGGGCAGTGCTACGGCGTGCATCCCTTCATCCTGCAGATACGCAGCCTTCAGGACCATTCCCTCTGCCCAG GCATAACTGCAGGAGACATCGGTCCCAAGATGAATTTTGAGCACACTGACAACGGCTATCTCATGCTGCAGAACGTGCGTGTCCCCAGGGAGAACATGCTGAACAAGTTTTGTGAG GTTCAGCCGGATGGCACCTATATAAAACGGGGGTCACCGAAGATCAATTATTTCACAATGACTACAGTGCGCATTTCCCTCATTTCAGACGAAGTTATACTGCCTCTAATGAAAGCCTGCACCATTGCCATCCGATACTCCGCGGTTCGCCGGCAGTCCAAGTTAAAGCCCGG GGAACAAGAAGCAAAAATCCTTGACTACCAGACTCAGCAAGAGAAATTGCTGCCCCAGCTGGCAGCAGCCTATGCCTTTCATTTCATCAACAAGTACCTGCAGGAGCTGCTCAACAGGGGGTACAGAGAGGTCCAGACGAAGAATTTCGACAATCTGCCGGAG CTCCATGCATTTTCTTCGGGCTTTAAAGCCCTGGCAACCCAGTACTGCACTTCTGCAGTGGAGATTTGCCTGCGGGCGTGCGGGGGCCACGGTTACTCCTTGCTGAGTGGACTCCCTTCCCTGTACACTAAAATACTCGCCTCTTGTATTTATGAAGGGGAGAACACCATTTTGCTCCTGCAAACTGCCAG GTTCTTGATCAAATGCTTCTCAGCAGCCAGCGCTGGGCAGCCCGTCCCGACGTCTGTCATCTATCTGTCTGTTATGAAAGCTGGGAAGTGTCCAGCCAAGAACAAGCTGGATTTTCTCAGTCCAGATATTTACACCGAGGCCTATCAACACGCAGCAGTCCG ACTCGTAAGCAGCACAGCAGCTAAACTACAGGACTTGATCCAGTCAGGAGTCAAAAAGCACGAGGCGTGGAACCAGTGCACGGTGCAGCTGGCGCAGGCTGCGAAG GCTCACTGCCACTACATCACAGTGAAAAACTTTGCAGAAACTGTGGAAAAACTCGAGACGGAGGCTGGCATCCAGAAGATTATGAAACATCTTTGTGACCTCTTTGCGTTACATGGGATCTTCTCGAACGCAGGAGTCTTCTTGCACGATGGATACCTATCTGGAGCTCAAATGGACATGGTCACAGCGTCATACCTGGACCTCCTGGCTGTCATTCG GAAGGATGCTGTTCCGCTCGTGGATGCGTTTGACTTCACAGACAAGAGCTTGAACTCCGCGCTGGGCAGTTACGACGGGCAGGTTTACCAGCGGCTTTACGAGTGGGCTCAGAAGTCACCGACCAACACACAG ACAAACCCAGCCTATGAGAGGTATTTGAAGCCACTTCTTCACAACACGCTATCAAAATTATGA
- the ACOX2 gene encoding peroxisomal acyl-coenzyme A oxidase 2 isoform X1, whose amino-acid sequence MNTQEHPQAGTSSLGPQDKVPAAGTPGAWPRQAAARRLPRGRVGQASRMSLLDTSKYSQGSVLGSVNPDLASERRTASFSVEKLTARLDGGAEQTRIRRAVVEAIESDPVFSRENQYFQSQNERYEAAVRKAVHLQRKMHEMGWTESGPELKYIYSRALSGDVAFLLHRVFMRCISVLGSDEQIAKWIPPATQYRLIGSYAQTELGHGTYLQGLETTAVFDITTQEFILNTPKISAMKWWPGDMGRSATHAVVFAQLYVQGQCYGVHPFILQIRSLQDHSLCPGITAGDIGPKMNFEHTDNGYLMLQNVRVPRENMLNKFCEVQPDGTYIKRGSPKINYFTMTTVRISLISDEVILPLMKACTIAIRYSAVRRQSKLKPGEQEAKILDYQTQQEKLLPQLAAAYAFHFINKYLQELLNRGYREVQTKNFDNLPELHAFSSGFKALATQYCTSAVEICLRACGGHGYSLLSGLPSLYTKILASCIYEGENTILLLQTARFLIKCFSAASAGQPVPTSVIYLSVMKAGKCPAKNKLDFLSPDIYTEAYQHAAVRLVSSTAAKLQDLIQSGVKKHEAWNQCTVQLAQAAKAHCHYITVKNFAETVEKLETEAGIQKIMKHLCDLFALHGIFSNAGVFLHDGYLSGAQMDMVTASYLDLLAVIRKDAVPLVDAFDFTDKSLNSALGSYDGQVYQRLYEWAQKSPTNTQTNPAYERYLKPLLHNTLSKL is encoded by the exons ATGAACACCCAGGAACACCCACAGGCCGGGACCAGCTCCCTTGGCCCCCAGGACAAGGTCCCTGCAGCGGGGACGCCGGGAGCGTGgcccaggcaggcagcagccagacGGCTCCCCAGGGGACGCGTGGGACAAG CCTCCAGGATGTCTTTGCTGGACACCAGCAAGTACTCGCAGGGCTCGGTCCTCGGCAGCGTAAACCCTGACCTGGCCAGCGAGAGGAGAACGGCCTCCTTCAGCGTGGAAAAGCTCACAGCCCGGCTGGACGGTGGCGCGGAGCAGACGCGGATCCGGAGGGCGGTGG TCGAAGCTATCGAGAGCGACCCCGTATTTAGCAGAGAAAATCAGTATTTCCAGAGCCAGAATGAGAGGTACGAAGCAGCAGTCAGGAAAGCTGTTCACCTCCAGAGAAAGATGCACGAGATGGGATGGACTGAGAGTGGACCTGAACTCAAGTACATTTACAG CAGGGCGCTGTCAGGAGACGTCGCGTTTCTCCTTCACCGTGTCTTCATGAGATGCATTTCGGTGCTGGGCTCCGACGAACAGATCGCCAAATGGATTCCTCCCGCCACCCAGTATCGGCTCATCGGGAGCTACGCCCAAACTGAACTGGGGCACG gtaCTTATCTTCAGGGTTTGGAAACAACAGCAGTCTTTGATATCACTACACAGGAGTTTATACTGAACACACCAAAGATCTCTGCCATGAAGTGGTGGCCTGGAGACA TGGGAAGGTCAGCAACCCACGCCGTGGTCTTTGCTCAGCTGTACGTCCAGGGGCAGTGCTACGGCGTGCATCCCTTCATCCTGCAGATACGCAGCCTTCAGGACCATTCCCTCTGCCCAG GCATAACTGCAGGAGACATCGGTCCCAAGATGAATTTTGAGCACACTGACAACGGCTATCTCATGCTGCAGAACGTGCGTGTCCCCAGGGAGAACATGCTGAACAAGTTTTGTGAG GTTCAGCCGGATGGCACCTATATAAAACGGGGGTCACCGAAGATCAATTATTTCACAATGACTACAGTGCGCATTTCCCTCATTTCAGACGAAGTTATACTGCCTCTAATGAAAGCCTGCACCATTGCCATCCGATACTCCGCGGTTCGCCGGCAGTCCAAGTTAAAGCCCGG GGAACAAGAAGCAAAAATCCTTGACTACCAGACTCAGCAAGAGAAATTGCTGCCCCAGCTGGCAGCAGCCTATGCCTTTCATTTCATCAACAAGTACCTGCAGGAGCTGCTCAACAGGGGGTACAGAGAGGTCCAGACGAAGAATTTCGACAATCTGCCGGAG CTCCATGCATTTTCTTCGGGCTTTAAAGCCCTGGCAACCCAGTACTGCACTTCTGCAGTGGAGATTTGCCTGCGGGCGTGCGGGGGCCACGGTTACTCCTTGCTGAGTGGACTCCCTTCCCTGTACACTAAAATACTCGCCTCTTGTATTTATGAAGGGGAGAACACCATTTTGCTCCTGCAAACTGCCAG GTTCTTGATCAAATGCTTCTCAGCAGCCAGCGCTGGGCAGCCCGTCCCGACGTCTGTCATCTATCTGTCTGTTATGAAAGCTGGGAAGTGTCCAGCCAAGAACAAGCTGGATTTTCTCAGTCCAGATATTTACACCGAGGCCTATCAACACGCAGCAGTCCG ACTCGTAAGCAGCACAGCAGCTAAACTACAGGACTTGATCCAGTCAGGAGTCAAAAAGCACGAGGCGTGGAACCAGTGCACGGTGCAGCTGGCGCAGGCTGCGAAG GCTCACTGCCACTACATCACAGTGAAAAACTTTGCAGAAACTGTGGAAAAACTCGAGACGGAGGCTGGCATCCAGAAGATTATGAAACATCTTTGTGACCTCTTTGCGTTACATGGGATCTTCTCGAACGCAGGAGTCTTCTTGCACGATGGATACCTATCTGGAGCTCAAATGGACATGGTCACAGCGTCATACCTGGACCTCCTGGCTGTCATTCG GAAGGATGCTGTTCCGCTCGTGGATGCGTTTGACTTCACAGACAAGAGCTTGAACTCCGCGCTGGGCAGTTACGACGGGCAGGTTTACCAGCGGCTTTACGAGTGGGCTCAGAAGTCACCGACCAACACACAG ACAAACCCAGCCTATGAGAGGTATTTGAAGCCACTTCTTCACAACACGCTATCAAAATTATGA